The segment GGACGATGCATACAAATACTGGACAAAGACCTACAGCCAGACCATCGGAGATGTAAAGGTAACCAGTCCGAACCCGGTAGAGGTAGAAATCCGTTTCATTATGACGAACGGAGAACTCCCGACAAAGACTGTCATAGACGGAGTGGCAGCATACCTGCAGGATGAAAACATCCGCCCGCTTACCGACAAGGTAACCGTGCTCGCACCGGAGACGGTCAAATTCAACATTGCATTCACATACTATGTAAATTTGAGTGACCAGTCCAAGGCAGGAACTATACAGGCGGAGGTGGCACAGGCGGTGGCTGACTACATCGAATGGCAGACCAGAACCATCGGCAGAGATATCAACCCTTCAGAACTCATGAAACGGATCGTGGCAGCCGGAGCAAAGAGGGCGGAGATAACCTCTCCGGTATTTACGACCGTGCCGGATACCAGTGTCGCAAGGATAGGAACGCAGACCGTGACATACGGAGGTGTTGAGAATGATTAGTTTATATGACGGACAGATCACAGACCTCCTGCCATGGAAGATAGCACAGAGCACTGAGGTGCGCTGCATATCCTACGCAGTGCAGCAGGAACACCAGAGGATGCTCCGGCTGGCAGCGCATACCAGAACTATGGCAGTCATTGATGAACTGCCGGAGCGGATACTGGATGTACTGGCGGTGGAATTAAGGACACCATACTACCAGGAGAGCATGAATCTGGAAACCAAACGCAACATCATAAAGAGGACGCTCCTGTGGCACACCAAGGCAGGAACTCCGAGTGCGGTATCAGAACTGATAGAGATTGTATTCGGGGAAGGCAGGACAGAGGAATGGTTCGATTACACCGAGGGTCCATACACCCCCGGAACATTCGACATCATAACCAATGCCAGAATGACAGAGGAAATGGCAAATTACTTCCTCTCCATCATTCAGAGAGTA is part of the Clostridium sp. M62/1 genome and harbors:
- a CDS encoding phage tail protein is translated as MISLYDGQITDLLPWKIAQSTEVRCISYAVQQEHQRMLRLAAHTRTMAVIDELPERILDVLAVELRTPYYQESMNLETKRNIIKRTLLWHTKAGTPSAVSELIEIVFGEGRTEEWFDYTEGPYTPGTFDIITNARMTEEMANYFLSIIQRVKNTRSHIRRILVEREMEMHETVASGVVSSPKEQVLNHHQTTNDYTMQETAASAVTSAPSRTVTNHPEGRTGDIGMEGNAAAGAVSSPHETIGNNVNPRTGTLSGGVSGFAAIVVRNTKTTILNGAQRTQASVHGTVPRMAVGMASHSKITT